CCGGTATTGAGGAAATATTTGAATCTTTTCTACCGTTTTCATGTTCGCAGCATCAATGAGGACAAGCCTTTGCATACTTTCTTCTCTAGATCTTACCACTAAAACTTTGGTACAGATGATTCAAGTAGGGCACCTAAgttacttttatgttttcaCAACCTTAATAGTTGTTGTGGGTGAGTatcccattttattttcttttagttctttCTGCATATTCCGAAGGCTACATTGTCGTTACTCATAAAGAGAATAGCATAGCTGCGTGGCGCGTGCGCATAAATTCTTATCGAGTGTTAATAATATAATTCATATCTCTGCCCTTCACGAGCAACCTCATTTTACTCTCGCGGAACTCCAGACGAAAGAAAACCTCTCGAATAGAAACAAGACACAGCCAGAAAAGCAAAGTcatgacgagaaaaaaaattaaaaataaattaccttaacttcaccaaaaaaatataaacttatCAAGATATTTCTGAACTTGATTTATTTCTATTGACGCAAACTTACAGCAAATCACAACATTCTCTTTTATAACTTGTACATTAATTCCTCCTCATTATATTTTATCAGCAGGTGGGGATTTTTACTTTCTAGAAGCATTACAATATTCCGAAACATGAAAACTGTCCTATTAGTTGTTCCAAGATCTCTACTCATGCATTTTCGAGGTTGGTATTCATCAAGACCTGCTAGGGAAGAGAAAAGTCAAACATAAGTACTAATGAGGGtcagtcttaaccctttacaccttaacatcagtatgtacattctccatactgttctctatacatttccttagcggctgacaaggagaatttgtttaacaatcgatagcttttttagttggtgatcgtttcctttattctcgtgaccttaatgtttgactcaggaaggatattttaaggagaatttagatgctagaCACTCTTCGGGGTGGTCAAAAGTTAGCTCATTTGAGTGCAGCAAACAGCTATCGATATGATGAAAGCTCGAGCCCCTCCAAAGCCTTGAAGCTAtttttttgtggctactgcctcctataCTCCAGGAAGCCAAGTTAAATAAGTCGTGGAGATGAGTGAGTGAATGAGCTGCAAGTCCCATTTCTCATTTCTACTTACCTTCACTGAAATGGTCTTCGTTAGCCGCATTAACCGCGAAAACGACGAAACATACGACGACCACGACGAATTGCACCGCGAATTCCTCCGCGAACAAAAGGAATACGACGTACAATCCTACGTCCTATTCTGCGTCCAATACGTCTAAAGCGAGTAAAGGAGTCAGCTGACTTTTTTATTGCTGTTACGTCACCGTTACTAACTTCGTctttatcatcgtcattatcgAATGCTCTTTCGTCAAACTCCTCGTCTTCGGCCGCCACTTCGCTTTCACTGGGTGACagaaaaaagattacaaaaGATAAACTTGAACGAATTGGTTATTTGttaaagctggtttaaatgggggcctATATAACTGATCAACATCGAGGTTACAGCACAACACCAGGAGCTACGTCCCCTTCTGCTGGTGAGAGGTGCCTGGGTTCCCCTGGGTTCCCCTGCTAACCAATCCAGAAGAAAATGCAGAAGACTAGAACATCTAACCATTTGCAGGTGTCACATTTAAGGCAACAAATTTTTCTTAGTTACTTTAAGATCCTGACTACATTTTTGCTGAGAATCGTCGCTCAGAACATTTGACCACGCAAGTTTCCAAAACtatcaaaaatgattttatctTCCTCAACGTACCTTCTGGGGATTGCCACATCATTGTCCTCTAGGTCTTCTGCATCGAACTCTTCATCGTTCTCTTTCATGTCGTACTCGCTGaaacatgaagaaaaataatgaaaccaTTTCCACTGCATAACTTCAGAATTGTCCATAAGTCTAAAGCATAATccactttcagaaaaataattcatttatgAACTTAACTTTAGATtccataattttaaaaaaaaccttcaataCATTTCAGTTCGCCCCCGCTAGCTCACTGGATTGTCTTCGGATGAATTGCCATCTCCCACCAGAATCTAGTTTCTGTTCTTCTTCGAAACAGGAGAAAATCCGGATAAACGGCATCTTTGTGAGGTACATTTTTTTACTACAGTTATCATTTATAGTGAATTTGTCACACAACCTACCCTCGAAGTTTTCCTCCTTCAAATTCATTTGTTATCTCGGCCAGCTCATTTTCAGTTACTGCGACTGAAAAGCCGACAGCGAGTACAAAGCCAAACAGAGCTAAAATAACAGATGTCTTCATTTTGTCCTATACGTTAGAACTTGAGTTCTCAACTGTTGGTAGCCCCAAAGCCCACTGCTTTTATGCATCCCATTCTGGGTGATATTAAAATCTGTTTCGTCCTGATCCTCATTTCACTCGATATCTGGATGTAAACCCTCGAGAATCTGTGaaaaacagactgaaaaataCACTTGTAGGTCTTAAAGATATTGATCCGTCGATTAATGATGTTATTAAGGCCTACTCTGAGACgttaagtcgccttaagtcgcctAAAGTCGATTAAAGTcaccttaagtcgccttaagttTCCTTAGGTTGGTATTGGTTACGCAATGTTATAAGGGTTCAACCCTTCCCAATTGACCCTATCCACTTCAATCATAAGGATCAGAGGAGGAGGCATGGTGGCCGTATAGTTGTGCACTGGATTCAACATTAAGCGGTCCAGTTTTGGTCTCTAACATTGGAGCATTGCATCTTGTTCTTGGGCGAGAGAGGTAACCCTGCATATGAATTATTGTGAGGATGGTAATGGCTTCCATATACATGGAAACCCCTTGGGAAATATTCATACACCTGTCTAGCCCCTGTGCTAGCATGGGTAATTCCAACACGCAGACAATGCTGTTGTAGGAAATATCACAATCTTCCATTTTCTAAATCAAGCAGCTATCTGTTTCAACTGAATTTCTTTCTTGTATTTCATGATGAAAAAGTGGATCAAAAGGTTGACACTGTGTATTATCATCAGGAAACAATAAATATTGAATCAAATCAAACCTACAGGTACGAATCatcatgataaaacaaaaaaaaggtattcTGGAGAAAGGCCCAATTCTTGCCACTCACCTATACATTGAATAGCaaaaataatattatcaaaagTCAATCGAACTCAGCTGAAGCTAAAGTTTAGCCACTTAACTTACACGGAGTAAAAGAGTGACAAAAGTGCGCCATTTCTCTAGCATAAACCCATTAATCTGTACTAGTTACTTCCACCATCATATTCGACCAACTGAAAACATTTGAACTTTGTAGCTCGACGAACCTTCTAAACTTGTAAACATTCCTCTATCTTGAGACTTTGATAGTCTTtttgtaaatttcattttcattttcattttttaatgaaacttcAGTAATCTTAAAACGCCCATCACAACTTAGAAGAATTAATTCTAAACGTGAACTTAACAGTTACTGGTTACCTAACTCTGAATAATTAATGTTTACGGCGATACATTGTAAATTTTTGACAACAACCTATATTATAGGATAGGAATATAGACATAAACAAGGAATATTAAACCTTTGAAAAAGCATAACACTGCGTCCCAACATGTACATTTGATTGACTGATCATGTCTTCATACTTGGGCATTGTCAAATAAAACGTTAATAAATATTTATGTCAGTCAGATGGTATAGTGGCACAGCAGTTGTCAAAATCTTCAAGATCTACTATGTTGAAATTAAATATCTTCAAATTAATTGTGTTACAAAGTTTATCAACCGCTCTATAATTATGTCTGCATGCACACTCCGCAGTGGTCAAATGCACTAGTACCTGTAACATCTGTTATTCATGTCTTAATTTTTCTCTAATCTTCCTCATCAAGCTAAATGATAAGACAGTAAATGAAAAGATGAGCTTTGTATGCTGCATGTAAGTTAAGGTACCAGGTAAATGTCAAATTCACTTATTGAATCTGAAGTCATAATAAAATGATGGAAACAATTAATGTCAATTATTTATGTTTCTGTATCTTATTCCGTTTTTCTCGACACTTCTTCCCACAAGTTTAACATAACTTGGCTGCAAAtgagaaaagtttaaaaaaaaaaataaaaacatagaAATACACTTAAAAGCTCTTACATGTCGCTGTTGATCGCTAAAGTTGTGATAACAGTACGGACGTCATTTACCCACGCGATGCAGCAGAT
This is a stretch of genomic DNA from Pocillopora verrucosa isolate sample1 chromosome 12, ASM3666991v2, whole genome shotgun sequence. It encodes these proteins:
- the LOC136276801 gene encoding uncharacterized protein; translated protein: MKTSVILALFGFVLAVGFSVAVTENELAEITNEFEGGKLRGEYDMKENDEEFDAEDLEDNDVAIPRSESEVAAEDEEFDERAFDNDDDKDEVSNGDVTAIKKSADSFTRFRRIGRRIGRRIVRRIPFVRGGIRGAIRRGRRMFRRFRG